A single Candidatus Liberibacter asiaticus DNA region contains:
- a CDS encoding F0F1 ATP synthase subunit A, protein MSKSPMSQFIVQKIVPIQVQGFDLSFTNSSLAMLVSLLVIFIFAFFAVSNCRVVPTRLQSFFEIIYQFIMSTLCDSAGNQSKNFFPFVFSLFVFLTTANLLGLHPYLFSFTSQIVVTTSFSLLVVLSVVISGFYVNGLGFLRLFIPKDIPLLIKPLVCFIEVSSFLFRPVSLSLRLFANMLAGHLMLKVFAGFSTSMMSIGMLGIAFSFLPVLANVAVTGLEFFVAFMQAYIFMVLACVYIGDVYRSDQH, encoded by the coding sequence ATGTCTAAATCCCCTATGAGTCAGTTTATTGTCCAGAAGATTGTTCCGATACAGGTTCAGGGATTTGATCTTTCTTTTACCAATTCCTCTCTTGCGATGCTTGTTAGCTTGTTGGTTATTTTTATTTTCGCTTTCTTTGCTGTGAGTAATTGTCGAGTTGTTCCTACCCGCTTGCAATCTTTCTTTGAGATTATCTATCAATTTATCATGTCTACCCTGTGTGATTCTGCTGGGAATCAATCTAAGAATTTTTTTCCTTTTGTTTTTTCGCTTTTTGTTTTTTTGACGACTGCTAATTTATTGGGTTTGCACCCGTATCTTTTTTCGTTTACAAGTCAAATCGTTGTGACAACAAGTTTTTCGCTTTTGGTTGTTCTAAGCGTTGTTATATCTGGTTTTTATGTGAATGGTTTGGGATTTTTAAGATTATTTATTCCTAAAGATATTCCATTGCTTATAAAACCGTTGGTATGTTTTATAGAAGTGTCTTCTTTCTTATTCCGTCCTGTTAGTTTATCATTGCGTTTATTTGCAAATATGCTTGCAGGGCATCTTATGCTGAAAGTGTTTGCTGGTTTTTCTACTTCTATGATGTCTATTGGTATGTTAGGAATAGCGTTTTCTTTTTTGCCAGTATTGGCCAATGTTGCTGTAACGGGACTTGAATTTTTTGTTGCGTTTATGCAAGCATATATTTTTATGGTATTAGCATGTGTGTATATCGGTGATGTCTACCGATCTGATCAGCATTAA
- a CDS encoding ATP synthase F0F1 subunit B: MASSSSSDFSSRFPPFDTSTFLSQFFWLAIIFGIFYWVTHRFILPRLSSIMEVRRNLISSDQEKMDSAKREVESMISSYEESLAIARAHAKEIIDKVVAAADQNLEFQREVFEKDLLHKLSNAQNEIDDMQKKASQEVYSIVGEVTKDLVRKLGFSVSDADVQKILDRKRDGIDAF, translated from the coding sequence ATGGCGTCTTCCTCTTCTTCTGATTTTTCTAGTAGATTTCCTCCTTTTGATACCAGTACCTTTTTGTCACAATTTTTTTGGCTCGCTATTATTTTTGGCATTTTTTATTGGGTCACCCATCGATTTATTTTGCCTCGCTTATCCTCTATCATGGAGGTGCGTCGTAATCTGATATCATCTGATCAAGAGAAAATGGATTCTGCTAAAAGAGAGGTAGAATCCATGATTTCTTCTTACGAGGAATCATTGGCTATTGCTCGTGCGCATGCAAAGGAAATTATTGATAAGGTGGTGGCAGCTGCTGACCAGAATCTAGAATTTCAAAGAGAAGTATTCGAGAAAGATTTATTGCATAAATTATCGAATGCGCAGAATGAGATAGATGACATGCAAAAAAAAGCATCACAGGAAGTATATTCCATTGTAGGAGAAGTTACTAAAGATTTGGTTCGAAAACTTGGATTTTCTGTATCTGATGCAGATGTACAAAAAATATTAGATCGGAAAAGGGATGGCATAGATGCATTTTGA
- a CDS encoding ATPase: protein MDKQMMEAATFAAANGYYSLAAKYVAVGMACLGMGLVALAVSNIFTTYLSGAFRNPCAASAHKTEVLIFAVIAESLGLFLLLVVMLLLFVI, encoded by the coding sequence ATGGATAAGCAAATGATGGAAGCAGCAACGTTCGCAGCAGCAAATGGTTATTATTCTTTAGCAGCGAAATATGTAGCTGTCGGTATGGCGTGTTTAGGTATGGGGTTGGTTGCTCTTGCTGTCAGTAATATTTTTACCACTTATCTATCAGGGGCTTTTCGCAATCCATGTGCAGCGTCTGCGCATAAGACAGAAGTTTTAATTTTTGCGGTCATTGCTGAGTCATTGGGATTATTTTTGCTTCTTGTAGTAATGCTTCTTCTTTTCGTCATTTAG